From a region of the Castanea sativa cultivar Marrone di Chiusa Pesio chromosome 10, ASM4071231v1 genome:
- the LOC142611856 gene encoding uncharacterized protein LOC142611856, whose product MGKLGCNTDGNLDAAKFSEPLPWIGIYVAAASLACLIAMAVDGINGIRYRKFWFPCKLFSLNATSLTLIATAVKLAVDLNTPMPSRQDQLAKLSSTAFICTVMGNSMPSIGTMENKEMAMNIIAMGILVITVIVNICIQLGTGVIYVFWKEHAFIMFIMLVLLLFMTFSALTVPTTKQYLEYKYNKKYELALNESSKDTGKTVVDKLREDLMKYWMMAHTCNPQFVMGRSVTCTASGAFCLLSAATLAEAMFRSYFLPWSFKFCIGESDYKWSTTIVLVIQTIAVGVGTLGPACRWFVAINFSCPKRGNTCHTKHFKVERYWIQSLVEMKECPLTLQIRNRHFRKLAHDAKIQFLDLCIGVQTGIVITSKVIRLISVIIVSRICLFCSCCEELKKKFKLKNSVSYTESALESQLSSKLDLSRFVLHLEGEDVMVESMMKCKCDPTDHWIRMGGKEQPKYLINLLEFSQGFKGVGKCDSNQVPSLDSEEPPNCWVLPVVTLTSIAVAIPNVSPKSIKQLICGVNQGLEYVRLIEEYLDARDLSNIRKTAEVVWLGVELYHKWLDVDLHKLSLQGKSPKEILQELADTAKNRSVEFHKKQMNQCLKQSPSKWPIKVLAANSMYRISQTILLNCESINNQMGEKLFAEVVVMISEILGACLTNLQHLIPVKCLSSTIEERQGSVRHAVYILGKTEKILKILEQREPPSLEPHQMAYIDEWRSLHMQKEPSPFFPSSLESEKASNNSSDLFLSIG is encoded by the coding sequence atgggtAAGCTCGGCTGCAACACTGATGGGAACCTGGATGCTGCAAAGTTCAGCGAGCCACTGCCATGGATTGGCATCTATGTGGCAGCAGCATCACTGGCCTGCCTCATTGCAATGGCTGTGGATGGCATCAATGGAATCCGCTATAGAAAATTTTGGTTCCCCTGCAAATTGTTCTCTCTCAACGCTACTTCCCTGACCTTGATTGCCACAGCAGTCAAGCTGGCAGTGGATCTAAATACCCCGATGCCTAGCCGCCAGGATCAGCTTGCAAAACTTAGCAGTACCGCCTTCATCTGTACAGTAATGGGTAATTCTATGCCTTCTATTGGAACCATGGAGAATAAAGAAATGGCTATGAACATTATTGCTATGGGAATACTTGTTATTACTGTTATTGTGAATATCTGCATCCAATTAGGTACTGGGGTAATCTATGTTTTCTGGAAAGAACATGCTTTCATCATGTTTATCATGCTTGTTTTGCTTCTATTCATGACTTTTTCTGCCTTAACTGTTCCAACTACCAAGCAGTATTTAGAATACAAGTACAATAAAAAGTACGAATTAGCTCTCAATGAAAGCTCAAAAGATACTGGTAAAACAGTTGTCGACAAACTTAGAGAGGATCTTATGAAATATTGGATGATGGCTCATACCTGTAACCCCCAATTTGTAATGGGGCGTTCAGTGACATGCACCGCTTCTGGAGCATTCTGTCTTCTGAGTGCCGCAACTTTAGCAGAAGCCATGTTTAGATCGTACTTCTTGCCCTGGTCATTCAAATTTTGCATCGGAGAGTCTGACTATAAGTGGTCAACCACTATAGTTCTAGTTATACAGACCATTGCAGTAGGAGTTGGTACTCTTGGCCCAGCATGTCGGTGGTTCGTAGCCATCAATTTTAGTTGCCCAAAAAGAGGAAATACATGCCACACAAAACATTTTAAAGTAGAGCGCTACTGGATTCAGAGCCTAGTAGAGATGAAAGAGTGCCCGTTAACTTTACAAATCCGTAATCGGCACTTCAGGAAACTTGCCCATGATGCAAAAATTCAATTCTTAGACTTGTGCATCGGAGTGCAAACTGGGATTGTGATAACAAGCAAAGTGATTCGCCTCATTTCCGTTATCATTGTAAGCCGGATCTGTCTTTTCTGCAGTTGCTGTGAAGAGTTGAAGAAGAAGTTCAAACTCAAGAACAGTGTTTCATATACTGAATCAGCTTTGGAATCACAGCTTTCCTCAAAGCTGGATCTTAGCCGATTTGTTTTGCATCTTGAAGGTGAGGATGTTATGGTTGAGTCAATGATGAAATGTAAATGTGACCCCACTGATCATTGGATACGGATGGGAGGGAAAGAACAGCCTAAATACCTCATAAACCTGTTGGAGTTTTCACAAGGATTCAAGGGAGTGGGCAAGTGTGACAGTAACCAAGTTCCTTCTCTAGATTCTGAGGAACCACCAAATTGTTGGGTGCTTCCTGTGGTAACACTCACAAGTATTGCTGTAGCAATTCCAAATGTCAGCCCTAAATCGATTAAACAGCTGATATGTGGTGTGAATCAAGGCCTGGAGTATGTAAGACTCATCGAAGAATACCTGGATGCAAGAGATTTGTCCAACATCAGGAAGACAGCAGAGGTGGTTTGGTTAGGTGTTGAACTCTATCACAAGTGGTTGGATGTGGACCTCCATAAACTGTCCCTTCAAGGAAAAAGCCCAAAGGAAATACTTCAAGAACTTGCCGATACTGCAAAGAACAGGTCTGTGGAGTTTCAcaagaaacaaatgaatcaATGTTTAAAGCAAAGTCCTTCAAAGTGGCCCATCAAAGTCTTGGCTGCCAATTCCATGTATAGAATAAGTCAAACCATTCTGCTAAATTGTGAAAGCATTAACAACCAGATGGGTGAGAAGTTATTTGCAGAAGTGGTTGTCATGATCTCTGAAATACTGGGTGCTTGCCTCACTAATTTACAGCATCTTATACCTGTTAAGTGTTTGAGCAGCACCATTGAAGAGAGACAGGGAAGCGTGAGGCATGCAGTTTACATTCTTGGTAAAACtgaaaaaattctgaaaattcTAGAACAGAGAGAACCTCCCAGTTTAGAGCCTCATCAAATGGCATACATTGACGAGTGGCGTTCATTACACATGCAGAAGGAGCCCTCACCCTTCTTTCCCTCTTCATTGGAGAGTGAGAAAGCCTCTAACAATTCAAGTGACTTGTTCCTATCCATTGGTTAG
- the LOC142613685 gene encoding uncharacterized protein LOC142613685 yields the protein MGFIRSSFSFIVGTMFGVYVAQNYAVPNIKKLADTGLIIAKHLEESYRKPKKRDDD from the coding sequence ATGGGTTTTATCAGGAGTAGCTTCTCCTTCATAGTTGGCACAATGTTCGGAGTCTACGTGGCCCAAAACTACGCCGTTCCGAATATCAAGAAGCTCGCCGACACTGGCCTTATCATCGCGAAGCACCTCGAAGAGAGCTATCGGAAGCCGAAGAAGAGGGACGATGATTAG